From the Argopecten irradians isolate NY chromosome 13, Ai_NY, whole genome shotgun sequence genome, one window contains:
- the LOC138305890 gene encoding biogenesis of lysosome-related organelles complex 1 subunit 6-like translates to MSGEESQEGEVIPNLSEDGNQQDKDVANIVENKDDTNNDDINKEDEDEDDDIDPAIIEQLTVGTLGHYLPNLQKAKSSLNEILQNQGILIETIQQENTKFSECKAMDELVETMTQAKKYYTKLNNLRKEMQMLSERSFKLKKRALKLQQQKQKEELQREEQKEREMDRERMLTAKVANKDSNLS, encoded by the exons ATGAGCGGAGAAGAAAGTCaagaaggggaggtaatcccAAATTTGTCCGAAGATGGAAATCAACAAGATAAAGATGTTGCGAACATTGTTGAAAATAAAGACGATACAAACAATGACGACATCAATAAAGAAGATGAAG atgaagatgatgacatAGATCCGGCCATCATTGAACAATTGACAGTGGGAACACTTGGCCACTACCTCCCCAATCTACAAAAAGCCAAATCCTCACTCAACGAAATCCT TCAGAACCAGGGAATCCTCATAGAAACCATACAACAGGAAAACACAAAATTCTCGGAATGTAAGGCGATGGACGAACTTGTAGAAACT ATGACCCAGGCTAAGAAGTACTATACAAAACTGAATAATCTCCGGAAGGAAATGCAGATGCTGTCAGAGCGATCTTTTAAACTAAAG aaaagaGCTTTGAAATTACAACAGCAGAAACAAAAGGAAGAGCTGCAGAGGGAGGAACAGAAGGAAAGAGAGATGGATAGAGAGAGGATGTTAACGGCAAAGGTCGCTAATAAGGACTCcaatttatcttaa